The genomic DNA GTCCCGGTTCCCGCACCACTTTGCCGCCCCGCTGCCGGATCATTTCACAGGTACCGTAGATATCATCCACGCCGATCGCAATGTGTCCGTAGGCATCGCCCAGGTTGTATTCCGTAGTGCCCCAGTTGTGGGTTAATTCCAGCACCGTATGGTCGGACTCATCGCCATAGCCCACAAACGCCAGGGTAAACTCACCGCCCGGATAGTCTTTGCGGCGCAGCAGTTTCATCCCCAGCACATCGCAGTAAAAATTGAGAGATTCGTCGAGATTGCCGACGCGCAGCATCGTATGAAGGAGTCGCATAGGTCTGGATTTTCCTTGATTCTCATCGCTTCCTTTCCATCCTGCCACTGATCACCGGAAATTTCAGCCGATCGAATTGATGGGCAATCGCCCCACAAGAAATATTGCATAACCTTACGAATATTCTGTTTGCAGCGATATCCTCATTCAGAAAAGCAGATTCTTCGATCGCACTAAATATTCAATTGCAATCCTATGCAGAGCAATCAGGTCGCTCCCTCCTTTTCAGACATTACGACTCATTGGGCAAAAGCCTGCATTTTGGCGATCGCGGAACGACGCATTCTCAATGGCTATCCCGACGGGACATTCAGACCGAATAACAGCCTCTCCAGAGCCGAATTTGCGGTGATTTTGCCGATCGTTTTTCCCAATGCCCAACCCGTGCGCGATCCGGTGGACTTTTCCGATGTTCCGGCAGATCACTGGGCATATAAAGGCATTCGGCAGGCTTATGCAAACGGCTGGTTTTCTGGCTATGCGGATGGGACGTTTCAGCCCAATCAGCCGATTACTCGTCCGCAGGTGATGGCAGTCCTGGCAACCGCTCTGCACTTCGAGCCACCCGCCAATCCGATGGATATCCTGAAGCTGTACTTTGAGGATGCAGATCAGATTCCTGACTGGACGAGGTGGACGATCGCGGCAGGCGTTCAGCAGGATATTGTCATTAGCTATCCCAGCGTGCGGCGGTTCTATCCAGCCCAGAATGCCTCGCGGGGCGAAATTGCAGCGATTCTCTGCCGCGTCCTCCAACTTGTTGATGTGGTGCCGCTAGACTATTCCACACGCGGTTTAGGCGTATATGACCTGAAGGATTCTGTTACGGTGGTCTTTCCCCAGTGGCGCGGCAGTGCCCGACTCATGCGCGATACTCAGGTGTTGCTATCCGAGTTTCAGCTTTATCCGGCGAATCAGATCAACGGACAATACAATTCGCAGATGGAACAGGGTCTCACGACATTCTGTAACTTCTACGGTTTGTCCACGATGAAAACAGGTGTGATGGACAGGGAATTTGGCTGGACGATGACCCACGCTGACCCGATCGACTATTTCCTGGCGCAGGCAAAGGATCGCAAAGCAATCTACCAGGAGTTTCTGGCAAAGGAAGCCGGATTCGACCAGAACAAGCTGGCGTTTCTCGATCGCGGTGCTGCCACATCGCCCTATTACAAAGACCTTGCCCAGTTTCCCGATCGCCTGGCGCAGAAGCCGGACGGCAAAACGATCGTCTCTCTGGGGGAAAGCCTTGTCCTGACGGGAACCGATAAGCGGGTGTACTTCAATCCCTTTCCGGTGCGGGGGGTGCTTCCGGCGATCGATAGCGTTGGCTTAAACTTCCTTGATCCAGATATCAAAGAGGCTTGCCTGTGCGTGGGCAGCTTTGTCAACGGTGCGATGCACACCCATTGGTCGGGCAGGAAGGCATTAGATAATGTACAGCTCTGGAGTACGACGAAAATTATTCCCCTGATCAATGCGGTCTGTCAGGCGAACGCTGCGAATCCCAGTGCAAAAGTGCGAGATTGTCTGGTGCGTCCGGTGGGCAGTAAGTCCGGCTATGGCTTCTATAATCTGGCGGTGGATCTGGTCAGCTATCAGGGGGCGATCGCCACTTCCAACGCGGTTTCTGCAACGTTCAAGCAGTTCTTTACGCCCAAAGGTCTGGAAAACTGGTTCAAAAACCTGACGGGCAACCGCTACCTGGAATTTGTCGGACGCTACGGCGAACCGCCCTTTATCCAGAATCCTGAACTCTGGAATCAGCCTACTAATAAGGTAGTCCTGCCGCCCGCCTACAGCGACCACACCGGAAACAACGCCATTTCGACCTGCGATATGGCACGATTTATCGCCATGCTGGGCTGGCACCATCACCTCCCGGAAACTGCCCGCCTCCCTTCTGCCCAGTGGAGCAGCCTGGAAACCGTCGTCCGGGCAATGGGCACAGATACCGCTCGCTATATCGATGTGGCGATCGATCGGCTGAAAGTTGGCAGTATTATCCAGTCCCCAGTGATTCTCTCCAAACTGGGCTTTGGTCGCAGCAGTGCCCGCGATCGAACGGAGCTTTGCTATGTGGCGTTAGTCTGGTTTGTCGATGCGAGGCACTCCCCCGTCAGGGGGAACCGGAGTCCCGTGCGTCAGGGAAAGCCTGCTGTTTTACGAACCTTCAGCCTCGCGCTCCGGGCTGCCAAGGATCTCAACGATGCGAAC from Leptolyngbya ohadii IS1 includes the following:
- the gloA gene encoding lactoylglutathione lyase, with the translated sequence MRLLHTMLRVGNLDESLNFYCDVLGMKLLRRKDYPGGEFTLAFVGYGDESDHTVLELTHNWGTTEYNLGDAYGHIAIGVDDIYGTCEMIRQRGGKVVREPGPMKHGSTVIAFVQDPDGYKVELIQLGTQGSQSEEKPATAQAV
- a CDS encoding S-layer homology domain-containing protein, with translation MQSNQVAPSFSDITTHWAKACILAIAERRILNGYPDGTFRPNNSLSRAEFAVILPIVFPNAQPVRDPVDFSDVPADHWAYKGIRQAYANGWFSGYADGTFQPNQPITRPQVMAVLATALHFEPPANPMDILKLYFEDADQIPDWTRWTIAAGVQQDIVISYPSVRRFYPAQNASRGEIAAILCRVLQLVDVVPLDYSTRGLGVYDLKDSVTVVFPQWRGSARLMRDTQVLLSEFQLYPANQINGQYNSQMEQGLTTFCNFYGLSTMKTGVMDREFGWTMTHADPIDYFLAQAKDRKAIYQEFLAKEAGFDQNKLAFLDRGAATSPYYKDLAQFPDRLAQKPDGKTIVSLGESLVLTGTDKRVYFNPFPVRGVLPAIDSVGLNFLDPDIKEACLCVGSFVNGAMHTHWSGRKALDNVQLWSTTKIIPLINAVCQANAANPSAKVRDCLVRPVGSKSGYGFYNLAVDLVSYQGAIATSNAVSATFKQFFTPKGLENWFKNLTGNRYLEFVGRYGEPPFIQNPELWNQPTNKVVLPPAYSDHTGNNAISTCDMARFIAMLGWHHHLPETARLPSAQWSSLETVVRAMGTDTARYIDVAIDRLKVGSIIQSPVILSKLGFGRSSARDRTELCYVALVWFVDARHSPVRGNRSPVRQGKPAVLRTFSLALRAAKDLNDANEEARQLDAKVAADVTEILRRILTQELA